TTTAGAGAATATTGAAAAATCAGATGAGTTTTTTTTTGATATAGATTTATTTATAATAAATATTCCTCCTTCCCAAACAACTACAAATCAACTCTTCGAGTTTCGAAATAAATTTCCTAACAGGAGATTTATTTATATCAGCTCCACGTCTGTCTTCGAAAACAATCAAGGTATTGTGAATGAAGAAACTATACCAATACAAAAATCAGCAAGATCCAAGAATGTCTACGAACAAGAATCTATCTTTAGAAAAGATTGTATAATACGTTGTAGTGGTCTAATTTCTTCGACGAGACACCCTATCCACTCTCTAATCAAAAAAGTAAATAATTCTGGAAATCACCCGCTAAATCTTATTCACATTGATGATGTTGTAGAAATTATTTTTAAAACTATAAGTAATCAGATTTTTTCAACACTAATACACGCGACTCATTTGAATAATTACACTAAGCAAGAGTACTACTCTCAACTTGCTAAGAAGAGTGAGCTTGGAGAAATTTGTTTTAACTTAGATAGTTCAGAGGGAAAGAAGGTTGAATCCTTAACACTTAAGAAATGGAATTATCAGTTTAAGAATGATCTATTTTAATTTAATCATTTTCTGCCCTTCAGTATACTTATCTGTTTGCACAGAAGTTTCCTGAGAGACTTTATCAATTTTCTTAACAATTTCAGCTATTCTATTTAGAGCATGGTCTACTTTTTCCAGACCTTCAAACTCTTTTTTCATCATGCACTTTCTAAGCATGCCCATTGCAATTGTTAACGGGTTATTGATTTCATGATTATAAGTAACAATCATGGCATTAGCTGTTTCTAGCTCTTTTTTAATAATACTCTCTTTATTAAGAAGCCCCATAGATAAGTGGGTTCTAATTCTTGCCTCTGCAATATCCATATTAACAGGTTTCTGGATATAATCATTTGCCCCTTTTTTCATAGCATCTACCACGTCAGAGACTTCTCCTTTTGCAGTAACCATAATTATAGGCAAATCCATTGTAGAGTATTCTTTTCTAAGGTGAGTTAAAACTTCTAGGCCCGACAAGTCAGGCATCATGATATCTAATAGAACTAGGTCAGCATCTTTAGCTGATTCAATATAATCAATACAATCTTTACCACAATAAACAGTTTCTACTTCAAACCCTCTATTGAGTAGTCTTTTAGAAAGCATCTTTGCATTAATTTGATCATCATCAACGATGAGAATTTTCATCTATTACCTCTAGTTTCAGATTCAAGAATCTTAACTACTCTTCGGGTAAATATGTGAAGAAAATGAGTTATAACTTAATAAATATAAAGAAATTAAGAAAAATCGTTGAACTTACTGCAATTTAAATAGAGAGCTTAAGAAAAGCTCCCTAAAAAGAAAATCTATTTACTTAAGAACTCGACTCCACCAAGATAAGGTCTAAGTTTTTCAGGAACTCTTACACTTCCATCTTCTTGCTGGTGGCACTCTAAAAATGGTACCAGAGTTCTAGGTGTAGCAATTGCAGTATTATTTAGGGTGTGCACAAATTGAACCTTACCATCTCCATCTCTGTATCTAGTATGAGTTCTTCTAGATTGCCAGTCATGTAGCTGAGAACAACTGTGAGTTTCACGGTATTTTTCCTCACTAGGAACCCAACATTCAATATCAAACATTCGGACCTTTCCAGTTCCCATATCCCCAGTACAACACTCAACTATTCGATATGGAAGTTCGAAGTCTTGAACAATCTCTTCAGAGGTCTCTAAAAGCATCTTATGCCACTTATCTGACTCTTCAGCAGAGTTTTTACAAATTACATACTGCTCAACTTTCATAAACTGATGAACTCTTATTAAACCTCTAACATCTCTACCGTAGCTTCCCGCCTCTCTTCTAAAGCACGGCGAATAACCTGCATAGAGAATAGGAAGATCACTCTCTTGTAAGATATCTTTTGCATGTAATGAATTAAGCTGAACTTCCGCAGTTCCTGATAAATATAAATCATCTTCCGGGAGATAATAAACTTGATCTTTACCTGTAGGAAAATGACCTGTTCCAACGAGTGCTTCCTCTCTTGCAAGTGAAGGTGTCGAAACAAGTGTGAAGCCTTTAGACTTTAGTTTTTCAAGAGCATACCTATGCATGGCCATCTCAAGAAGTACCATATCATTTCGAAGAGAGTAACTTCTTGAACCACTTACGGATGCAATCTTCTCAAACTCGGCCCAACCATTCTTCTCTAGGATCTCAACGTGATCCAAAGGTTTAAAGTCAAACTTAGGAAGTGTTCCATGTAACTTCACTTCAACATTATCAGTATCATCTTTTCCAACTGGCGCTTTATCAGATGGAATCATTGGGGCCTGAAGTAAAAGTAACTTTAATTGTGCCTCTTTCTCGGAAAGACCAGGCTTTAAAGCATCAAGCTCTGTTCCAATTGCTCTTCCCTCTTCAATAAGAGCAGGTCTTTCTTCCTTACTTGCTTTTGGTATTTTCTTAGAGTGAGCGTTTCTTTTTTCTTGAAGTTCTTGAACTTGAACTTTTAGCTCAGAAATATCTTTATCCAGTTTTAACAAATCATCGAAACTGAAGTTAATGTTCTTTACTTTCGCAGCAGTTTTTACCGCTTCTAGATTTTCTTTAATAAACTTAACATCAAGCATGGACACACCTCTAATGAAACAAAATAAGGTATTAAACTTATTATAAATACTGTGATTTATCAAAGTTTCCGTGACTACGCGCTAGGCCAAAAAACTAAACAAAAATTTACTTGCATAAAGTCTTCCCCATGCAATAATACCCAAATGAGTAAAATACTAATCGTCGATGACGAAGAAATGTTAGCAGATTGCCTAAAAGATGAATTTGAATTTCTAGGTCACGAGGTTACTGTCTTTAATGACCCTGAAGTAGTTTGCAAGCAACCTTCAATTCCAAGTTTCGATGTCATTATTTTAGATATTAAAATGCCAAGAATGAATGGTATTGAACTATACGAGATAATTAAGCCCAAAAGTAAGGCCAAATTTGTTTTCCTATCCGCCATCTCCGACATGATGAGTCAAGAATCTGCTCTAAAAAAAGCTGATCTTATACTTGAAAAACCTTTCTCGTTAGAAGATATTAAAAAGATTGTCGATCTAGCAAAATAGGAAAAATAATGTCTAAATGTAAATATTGTGGAAAAGAAATATCATGGCTAAAAGAAGGTAGAAAGTTTTCTCCTATTGAAGGTGATGGAACTGTCCACAAATGTGATCAAATGATAAGCTCTCTCAGAAGTATAAAAAAAATGGAAAGAACTTCTCTATCCCCTGAAGAAATTAAAAAATACGAAGAAGCAATCAACAAGAAGAAATAACTACATTTCTCTTGTTAATGTTTTTGCCACGCTACGAGCCGCCTTTGGCCCAGTCCCAGTAACAAATGGGAAATCTGTAACATAGAACCATGGATTAATGAACGCCATAAACTTAGAAGATACGCCCAGGTTGGCACCATTTTCTATCAATGCTAATTCATTACTATAAGGTATCGGTAAGTAATTTTTTGAAACCAACCGTAACGTGACAAGTATTCGATCTAAAATCTCTGAAAAAGATACTATTTTTTTAGACTGGATAATTGATCGACCATTTGATTTCACAAAAGCAAAAGTCGACGTTGCATGACATACACCACTTAACAACTTACCTTGCTCATAAAGCTCTAAGATTTTTTGATGGAGCATCTCATTCTTATTGATATCGAATAAACAACCATGTCCACCAGGAAGATAAATGGCCTGGTAAGATGTTGTCTCTAATTCTATCAGTGGGCGAGCGCCAGAGAGTTTCCCTAACAATATTTGACCAAGAGCTGTTTCAGGACCAATTGATCTAGAAATACCTAACCCTACACATGAGAATGGACCGGTATAAGTAAGGCTTACAGGATCGGGCCTTGCCTCTATTCCAGTCGGTGTAAAAAAATCAACAGCAACTCCACTTTCTCTAAATACACAGTAGGCTTGATATAATTCTTCCCAAT
The DNA window shown above is from Halobacteriovorax sp. HLS and carries:
- a CDS encoding NAD(P)-binding domain-containing protein; the protein is MLKKIIKQIAVIGAGHLGHQLANFLVSKGYSVIASNRTKNKEDKNYKGILFSLENIEKSDEFFFDIDLFIINIPPSQTTTNQLFEFRNKFPNRRFIYISSTSVFENNQGIVNEETIPIQKSARSKNVYEQESIFRKDCIIRCSGLISSTRHPIHSLIKKVNNSGNHPLNLIHIDDVVEIIFKTISNQIFSTLIHATHLNNYTKQEYYSQLAKKSELGEICFNLDSSEGKKVESLTLKKWNYQFKNDLF
- a CDS encoding response regulator, which produces MSKILIVDDEEMLADCLKDEFEFLGHEVTVFNDPEVVCKQPSIPSFDVIILDIKMPRMNGIELYEIIKPKSKAKFVFLSAISDMMSQESALKKADLILEKPFSLEDIKKIVDLAK
- the serS gene encoding serine--tRNA ligase, yielding MLDVKFIKENLEAVKTAAKVKNINFSFDDLLKLDKDISELKVQVQELQEKRNAHSKKIPKASKEERPALIEEGRAIGTELDALKPGLSEKEAQLKLLLLQAPMIPSDKAPVGKDDTDNVEVKLHGTLPKFDFKPLDHVEILEKNGWAEFEKIASVSGSRSYSLRNDMVLLEMAMHRYALEKLKSKGFTLVSTPSLAREEALVGTGHFPTGKDQVYYLPEDDLYLSGTAEVQLNSLHAKDILQESDLPILYAGYSPCFRREAGSYGRDVRGLIRVHQFMKVEQYVICKNSAEESDKWHKMLLETSEEIVQDFELPYRIVECCTGDMGTGKVRMFDIECWVPSEEKYRETHSCSQLHDWQSRRTHTRYRDGDGKVQFVHTLNNTAIATPRTLVPFLECHQQEDGSVRVPEKLRPYLGGVEFLSK
- a CDS encoding response regulator, producing the protein MKILIVDDDQINAKMLSKRLLNRGFEVETVYCGKDCIDYIESAKDADLVLLDIMMPDLSGLEVLTHLRKEYSTMDLPIIMVTAKGEVSDVVDAMKKGANDYIQKPVNMDIAEARIRTHLSMGLLNKESIIKKELETANAMIVTYNHEINNPLTIAMGMLRKCMMKKEFEGLEKVDHALNRIAEIVKKIDKVSQETSVQTDKYTEGQKMIKLK